In the genome of Magnolia sinica isolate HGM2019 chromosome 2, MsV1, whole genome shotgun sequence, one region contains:
- the LOC131232694 gene encoding photosynthetic NDH subunit of lumenal location 4, chloroplastic isoform X1, translating into MATLPIVAVVAVTKPSQILQKPLYLRTFKANASLSSSSSNTDSKAPLESISVTKRRLFELGVRIFAASVLVSAPLDANATRIEYYATVGEPSCDLNFIRSGLGYCDVAVGTGVEPPFGELINIHYTARFADGTVFDSSYKRARPLTMRIGVGKVIRGLDQGIFGGGGVPPMLVGGKRKLHIPPELAYGPEPAGCFSGDCNIPANATLLYDILFVGIYK; encoded by the exons ATGGCAACACTCCCCATTGTAGCTGTAGTAGCAGTAACAAAACCCTCTCAGATCCTTCAAAAACCTCTCTATCTCCGCACCTTCAAAGCAAATgcatctctttcttcttcttcttctaatacAGACTCCAAGGCACCGCTCGAATCGATTTCTGTAACCAAAAGGAGACTTTTCGAATTGGGTGTTCGCATTTTCGCTGCTTCAGTGCTGGTTTCAGCCCCTTTGGATGCTAACGCTACGAGAATCGAGTACTACGCAACTGTTGGAGAGCCTTCTTGCGACCTCAATTTCATCCGCTCGGGGCTCGGTTACTGCGACGTTGCAGTCGGGACTGGCGTCGAGCCGCCCTTCGGAGAGCTCATCAAT ATTCACTACACTGCAAGGTTTGCTGATGGAACAGTCTTTGACAGCAGCTATAAACGTGCAAGACCACTCACTATGCGTATTGGCGTTGGCAAGGT CATAAGAGGACTGGATCAGGGGATTTTCGGTGGTGGTGGTGTACCACCAATGCTCGTTG GTGGAAAACGTAAACTTCATATACCTCCAGAGTTAGCATACGGGCCTGAACCAGCAGGATGCTTTTCAG GTGACTGCAACATACCCGCTAATGCAACTCTCCTCTATGACATTCTTTTCGTTGGAATTTACAAGTGA
- the LOC131232694 gene encoding photosynthetic NDH subunit of lumenal location 4, chloroplastic isoform X2, with translation MATLPIVAVVAVTKPSQILQKPLYLRTFKANASLSSSSSNTDSKAPLESISVTKRRLFELGVRIFAASVLVSAPLDANATRIEYYATVGEPSCDLNFIRSGLGYCDVAVGTGVEPPFGELINIHYTARFADGTVFDSSYKRARPLTMRIGVGKVIRGLDQGIFGGGGVPPMLVGGKRKLHIPPELAYGPEPAGCFSGKSKFETYVW, from the exons ATGGCAACACTCCCCATTGTAGCTGTAGTAGCAGTAACAAAACCCTCTCAGATCCTTCAAAAACCTCTCTATCTCCGCACCTTCAAAGCAAATgcatctctttcttcttcttcttctaatacAGACTCCAAGGCACCGCTCGAATCGATTTCTGTAACCAAAAGGAGACTTTTCGAATTGGGTGTTCGCATTTTCGCTGCTTCAGTGCTGGTTTCAGCCCCTTTGGATGCTAACGCTACGAGAATCGAGTACTACGCAACTGTTGGAGAGCCTTCTTGCGACCTCAATTTCATCCGCTCGGGGCTCGGTTACTGCGACGTTGCAGTCGGGACTGGCGTCGAGCCGCCCTTCGGAGAGCTCATCAAT ATTCACTACACTGCAAGGTTTGCTGATGGAACAGTCTTTGACAGCAGCTATAAACGTGCAAGACCACTCACTATGCGTATTGGCGTTGGCAAGGT CATAAGAGGACTGGATCAGGGGATTTTCGGTGGTGGTGGTGTACCACCAATGCTCGTTG GTGGAAAACGTAAACTTCATATACCTCCAGAGTTAGCATACGGGCCTGAACCAGCAGGATGCTTTTCAG GCAAAAGCAAATTTGAAACCTATGTTTGGTAG